The following are from one region of the Saccharomyces kudriavzevii IFO 1802 strain IFO1802 genome assembly, chromosome: 12 genome:
- the SFP1 gene encoding zinc-coordinating transcription factor SFP1 (similar to Saccharomyces cerevisiae SFP1 (YLR403W); ancestral locus Anc_4.265), giving the protein MDFTTMTMTSNMATGAAATTTPTHASINSSSNSSTDLDPSQNTPSILINSNSDASNGKTTDFSGVNNIHQKNITNNTNNVHLYSPNIMDQTLLTPQDIAKLRRESIAHSQGMGGVSWGSISVGSWLRDEIISRRGSIVPSSASGVAAIAPVASASATTTTNTLQIQQPAKRPSVSNPPYHRGYSISPQIAYTAYLPNLEKQYCKDYSCCGLSLPGLHDLLRHYEEAHISTSPNTANMSQIPMNSTGTASSSVRMTNSNSSANFNHQNNMAANTKNTAQKTNNIQAHNNNTTNNTSINNMHANLHNNMNSNSIIRQSQHPQHQQNIIQQQLQPNTINHTSAAVQPQSTIGSITSSTTANPNVVSIIGASNPNLTMVNHSQQLHLNGNLVDAVSTNDVFLRTNNSPSRHNASNKLTNSNNNSGINMNNNNNNNNNNNNNNNSNDNNNSHNNNNSNVNMNNKNVMVNRPHTFNNYSLNKTSRNPLPHQSRKIDPHQTDLSPLVLVQDIDLSFMDDDILGPSNHNPMNATVNPTANSHNYNTFHPSVHSKSSQNMVDDQDIDDIDDDDDDVDDDDDDDDDDDDDTENGSASNGKSVHNNNYKLPQQAYIDDPARRLYVMDHEEQKPFKCPVIGCEKTYKNQNGLKYHRLHGHQNQKLHENPDGSFSVIDPDSTDSFGDGMGSAKDKPYRCEVCGKRYKNLNGLKYHRGHSTH; this is encoded by the coding sequence ATGGATTTCACAACAATGACCATGACGAGCAATATGGCGACTGGTGCTGCTGCAACGACTACGCCTACGCATGCATCAAtaaattcttcttcaaattctaGTACTGATCTTGATCCAAGTCAGAATACTCCTTCTATCCTGATAAATAGTAATTCGGATGCttcaaatggaaaaacGACGGATTTCAGCGGCGTCAATAATAttcaccaaaaaaatatcacgAACAATACGAATAATGTTCATTTATATTCACCTAATATCATGGATCAGACACTGCTAACTCCGCAGGACATTGCCAAGTTACGGAGAGAATCAATAGCTCATTCACAAGGGATGGGTGGTGTTTCGTGGGGGTCAATTAGTGTTGGCTCTTGGTTAAGAGATGAGATTATTAGCCGTAGAGGTAGTATTGTACCCTCATCAGCAAGTGGTGTCGCTGCCATTGCTCCTGTTGCTTCTGCCTCTGCTACCACCACCACAAATACTTTACAGATTCAACAGCCCGCCAAGAGACCCTCCGTTAGTAACCCTCCTTATCATAGAGGGTATTCTATTTCTCCCCAAATTGCTTACACTGCTTATTTGCCAAATTTAGAAAAACAATATTGTAAAGATTATTCATGCTGTGGTCTCTCCTTACCTGGGCTGCATGACTTGCTGAGACATTATGAAGAAGCCCACATATCTACGTCTCCCAATACCGCTAACATGTCGCAAATACCGATGAACTCCACTGGTACTGCTAGTTCATCAGTTCGCATGACTAATAGTAATTCTAGTGCAAACTTCAACCATCAAAACAACATGGCCgcaaatacaaaaaatacagcTCAGAAGACAAATAATATACAAGCCCATAATAACAATACAACTAATAATACATCAATCAATAATATGCATGCCAATCTTCATAACAACATGAACTCCAATTCCATAATACGACAATCTCAGCATCCTCAACATCAGCAGAATATAATACAACAACAATTGCAACCGAATACTATCAATCATACATCTGCAGCCGTACAGCCACAAAGTACAATAGGCTCGATAACTTCGTCCACAACAGCAAATCCGAATGTAGTCTCTATAATAGGGGCTTCCAACCCTAATTTAACAATGGTTAACCATTCTCAGCAACTACATTTGAATGGTAATTTAGTTGATGCTGTTTCGACAAATGATGTGTTTTTAAGAACCAATAATTCTCCATCAAGGCACAACGCAAGCAATAAACTAACCAACAGTAACAATAACAGCGGCATCAATatgaataataataacaataataataataataataataataataataatagtaatgataataataactcacacaataacaataatagtaatgTTAAcatgaataataaaaacgtTATGGTGAATCGTCCACATACTTTTAACAATTATTCTTTAAATAAAACGTCGAGGAATCCCCTTCCACATCAATCTAGGAAAATTGATCCTCATCAGACTGATTTATCTCCCTTAGTGCTTGTGCAAGATATTGATTTGAGTTTTAtggatgatgatattttagGCCCTAGCAATCATAATCCTATGAATGCCACAGTGAATCCGACGGCAAATTCTCATAATTACAACACGTTCCATCCGTCTGTTCACTCGAAATCTTCTCAGAATATGGTTGATGATCAAGATATTGACGATAtcgacgatgatgacgatgatgtagatgatgacgatgacgatgacgatgacgatgacgatgataCAGAGAATGGTTCTGCTTCCAATGGAAAATCGGTTCATAACAACAATTATAAGTTACCTCAGCAGGCATACATAGATGATCCCGCAAGAAGACTTTATGTAATGGATCATGAGGAACAAAAACCATTCAAATGTCCCGTGATTGGTTGCGAAAAGACGTATAAGAATCAAAATGGTTTAAAGTATCACAGATTGCATGgtcatcaaaatcaaaaattacaCGAAAATCCTGACGGTTCCTTTAGTGTTATAGATCCGGATTCGACTGATTCATTTGGTGATGGGATGGGTTCTGCCAAGGATAAACCTTACCGTTGTGAAGTCTGTGGTAAGAGATACAAGAACTTAAACGGTTTGAAATATCACAGAGGCCATTCTACCCATTAA
- the SEI1 gene encoding seipin (similar to Saccharomyces cerevisiae FLD1 (YLR404W); ancestral locus Anc_4.266) has product MKINISRPLQLLQWSSYLVAVFLIQLLVILPLSVLIYHDFYLRLLPADSSNLVPLNTFNILNGIQFGTKFFQSIASIPVGTDLPQTTDNGLSQPIAMRDNIEYKLDLNLLFYCQNKNDHLNLDNLLIDIYRGPGPALGSPERVDSKDEKIFHTSRPIVCLTVADSISYQEIEQLGPSRLNVYNEEWLNTITIEDKISLDSSYETISMFLRTEMAQKNLIIQSESGITFRMNFEQGLRNLMLRKRFLSYIIGVSIFHFIICILFFIVGCTAFMFVKKSQKKSQKHS; this is encoded by the coding sequence ATGAAAATCAACATATCGCGTCCACTACAGCTTTTGCAATGGTCCTCATACCTTGTGGCTGTATTCCTGATACAACTGCTAGTCATTCTTCCTTTATCAGTTTTAATATACCACGATTTTTACCTGCGACTATTACCTGCCGATTCTTCTAATTTAGTTCCGCTGAATACTTTCAACATCTTAAATGGCATACAATTTGGGACgaagttttttcaatcaatCGCGAGTATACCAGTAGGTACTGATCTACCGCAAACAACAGACAATGGATTATCGCAACCGATCGCTATGCGCGATAATATAGAATACAAGCTCGACTTAAACCTACTATTTTATtgtcaaaataaaaatgaccATTTAAACTTGGACAATCTCTTAATAGATATTTACAGAGGCCCGGGTCCAGCTTTGGGAAGTCCAGAAAGAGTGGACTctaaagatgaaaaaatatttcacaCCTCTAGGCCTATTGTGTGTCTCACAGTGGCGGATTCCATTTCATATCAAGAAATCGAACAATTGGGTCCATCTCGCCTGAATGTCTACAATGAGGAGTGGCTGAATACAATAACAATAGAAGACAAGATATCTTTAGATTCATCGTATGAAACAATCTCCATGTTTTTGAGGACAGAGATGGCCCAAAAAAACTTAATTATACAGTCTGAAAGTGGAATTACATTTAGGATGAATTTTGAGCAAGGGTTAAGAAACTTGATGCTTCgaaaaagatttttgtCTTATATTATCGGCGTTTCGATATTTCATTTCATCATAtgcattctttttttcatagtAGGGTGCACCGCATTCATGTTCGTCAAAAAGAGTCAGAAGAAATCCCAGAAACATAGCTAA